One part of the Humulus lupulus chromosome 9, drHumLupu1.1, whole genome shotgun sequence genome encodes these proteins:
- the LOC133800030 gene encoding uncharacterized mitochondrial protein AtMg00860-like encodes MASTEKFVFKGESLPPDREIEFVNELAPETTPISIAPDRMAPSELKELKEQLTKEEHEDHLRKTLQRLKEQQVCAKLQKCEFWVEEVVFLGHKVTKDGVSVDQVKVEAVKDWPKPKNVTDVRSFLGLAGYYRRFVEGFSKLAMPLTNLTRKQ; translated from the exons ATGGCTAGTACAGAGAAGTTCGTGTTCAAGGGAGAAA GCTTACCCCCAGATCGAGAGATCGAGTTCGTAAACGAGTTAGCACCAGAGACAACCCCTATTTCAATAGCACCGGATAGGATGGCCCCTTCAGAATTAAAGGAGTTGAAAGAACAGCT GACAAAGGAGGAGCATGAGGATCATTTGAGAAAGACGCTCCAGAGGCTCAAAGAACAACAGGTATGTGCCAAGCTacagaagtgcgagttttgggtAGAGGAAGTGGTATTTTTAGGCCACAAAGTAACCAAGGACGGAGTATCAGTGGACCAAGTTAAGGTTGAGGCTGTCAAGGATTGGCCAAAACCAAAGAATGTCACTGATgtaagaagttttcttggtctagccgGCTATTACAGGAgattcgtggaaggattctccaaATTGGCAATGCCACTAACAAACCTTACTCGTAAACAAtag